The following are encoded together in the Erwinia sp. E602 genome:
- the htpG gene encoding molecular chaperone HtpG → MTMKGQETRGFQSEVKQLLHLMIHSLYSNKEIFLRELISNASDAADKLRFRALSTPDLYEGDGELRVRVSVDKEKRTLTLSDNGIGMRRDEVIENLGTIAKSGTKSFLESLGSDQAKDSQLIGQFGVGFYSAFIVADKVTVRTRAAGAAADEGVFWESAGEGEYTLAEIEKADRGTEITLHLREGEDEFLDAWRVRSIISKYSDHIALPVEIESRNEEEDTTSWEKINKAQALWTRNKSDVSEDEYKEFYKHVAHDFSDPLTWSHNRVEGKQEYTSLLYIPAKAPWDMWNRDHKHGLKLYVQRVFIMDDAEQFMPNYLRFVKGLIDSSDLPLNVSREILQDSRITQTLRGALTKRSLQMLEKVAKDDEEKYQSFWQQFGLALKEGPAEDSANIETIAKLLRFASTSSDGAAQTVSLEDYLTRMVEGQEKIYYITADSYAAAKSSPHLELFRKKGIEVLLLSDRIDEWMMSYLTEFDGKPFQSVSKADESLDKLADDETEEQKEAGKALEPFVERVKTLLGERVKEVRLTHRLTDTPAIVTTEASDMSTQMAKLFAAAGQDVPEVKYLFELNPDHALVKRAADTQDEARFAEWIELLLEQALLAEKGTLDDPNQFIRRMNQLLLG, encoded by the coding sequence ATGACCATGAAAGGACAAGAGACCCGTGGCTTCCAGTCAGAAGTGAAGCAGCTGCTGCACCTGATGATCCACTCGCTCTATTCAAACAAAGAAATCTTCCTGCGTGAGCTGATCTCCAACGCCTCGGACGCCGCCGACAAGCTGCGTTTCCGCGCGTTGTCCACCCCGGATCTCTACGAGGGTGACGGTGAGCTGCGCGTGCGGGTTTCCGTTGATAAGGAAAAACGCACCCTGACGCTGAGCGATAACGGCATCGGTATGCGTCGTGACGAAGTCATTGAAAACCTTGGCACCATCGCCAAATCCGGCACCAAATCCTTCCTCGAATCACTGGGTTCAGACCAGGCGAAAGACAGCCAGCTGATCGGCCAGTTCGGCGTTGGCTTCTACTCGGCGTTTATCGTGGCGGACAAAGTGACCGTGCGTACCCGCGCGGCCGGTGCAGCGGCGGATGAAGGCGTGTTCTGGGAGTCCGCCGGCGAGGGCGAATACACCCTGGCAGAGATTGAAAAAGCCGATCGCGGCACCGAGATCACCCTGCACCTGCGCGAAGGCGAAGACGAGTTCCTCGACGCCTGGCGCGTGCGCAGCATCATCAGCAAATACTCAGACCACATCGCCCTGCCGGTTGAGATCGAATCCCGCAACGAAGAAGAAGACACCACCAGCTGGGAGAAGATCAACAAGGCACAGGCGCTGTGGACGCGTAACAAGTCTGACGTCAGCGAAGACGAGTACAAAGAGTTCTACAAGCACGTGGCACACGACTTCAGCGACCCGCTGACCTGGAGCCATAACCGCGTGGAAGGCAAGCAGGAATACACCAGCCTGCTCTATATCCCGGCCAAAGCGCCGTGGGACATGTGGAACCGCGATCACAAGCACGGCCTGAAGCTCTACGTGCAGCGCGTGTTTATCATGGACGACGCAGAGCAGTTCATGCCGAACTACCTGCGCTTCGTCAAAGGCCTGATCGACTCCAGCGATCTGCCGCTCAACGTCTCCCGCGAAATCCTGCAGGACAGCCGTATCACCCAGACCCTGCGCGGTGCACTGACTAAGCGCTCGCTGCAGATGCTGGAGAAAGTGGCGAAGGATGACGAAGAGAAGTATCAGTCGTTCTGGCAGCAGTTCGGCCTGGCGCTGAAGGAAGGCCCGGCGGAAGACAGCGCTAACATTGAAACTATTGCTAAGCTGCTGCGCTTCGCCTCCACCAGCAGCGACGGTGCGGCGCAGACCGTGTCGCTGGAAGATTACCTGACCCGCATGGTCGAAGGGCAGGAGAAAATCTACTACATCACCGCTGACAGCTACGCCGCCGCCAAGAGCAGCCCGCACCTGGAGCTGTTCCGCAAGAAAGGCATCGAAGTGCTGCTGCTCTCCGATCGCATCGACGAATGGATGATGAGCTATCTGACCGAGTTCGACGGTAAGCCGTTCCAGTCGGTGAGCAAGGCCGACGAGTCGCTGGACAAGCTGGCGGACGACGAAACCGAAGAGCAGAAAGAGGCCGGTAAGGCGCTGGAGCCGTTCGTGGAGCGTGTGAAAACGCTGCTGGGCGAGCGCGTAAAAGAGGTGCGTCTGACCCACCGTCTGACCGACACCCCGGCTATCGTTACCACCGAAGCCAGCGATATGAGCACCCAGATGGCCAAGCTGTTCGCAGCGGCGGGCCAGGACGTCCCTGAGGTGAAATACCTGTTCGAGCTGAATCCGGACCACGCGCTGGTGAAACGCGCGGCCGATACCCAGGATGAAGCGCGCTTCGCCGAGTGGATCGAGCTGCTGCTGGAGCAGGCGCTGTTAGCCGAGAAAGGCACGCTGGATGACCCTAACCAGTTTATCCGCCGCATGAACCAGCTGCTGCTGGGCTAA
- the recR gene encoding recombination mediator RecR has protein sequence MQTSPLLEALMESLRCLPGVGPKSAQRMAFQLLQRDRSGGMRLAQALTRAMSEIGHCADCRTFTEQEICTICANPRRQQNGLICVVETPADIHAIEQTGQFAGRYFVLMGHLSPLDGIGPNDIGLDRLEQRLERESIQELILATNPTVEGEATANYIASLCEQYGVEASRIAHGVPVGGELEMVDGTTLSHSLAGRRKMIF, from the coding sequence ATGCAGACCAGCCCGCTCCTTGAAGCCTTAATGGAGTCGCTGCGCTGCCTGCCGGGCGTTGGGCCGAAATCGGCCCAGCGTATGGCGTTCCAGCTGCTGCAGCGGGACCGCAGCGGCGGCATGCGGCTGGCGCAGGCGCTGACCCGCGCCATGTCCGAAATTGGCCACTGCGCCGACTGCCGCACCTTCACCGAACAGGAGATCTGCACCATCTGCGCTAACCCGCGGCGGCAGCAGAACGGCCTGATCTGTGTGGTGGAAACCCCGGCCGACATTCATGCCATTGAGCAGACCGGACAGTTTGCCGGCCGCTACTTTGTGCTGATGGGGCACCTGTCGCCGCTGGACGGTATCGGTCCGAACGATATCGGTCTGGACAGGCTGGAGCAGCGGCTGGAGCGTGAGTCGATTCAGGAACTGATCCTCGCCACCAACCCAACGGTGGAAGGGGAGGCAACCGCCAACTACATCGCCAGCCTGTGTGAGCAGTATGGCGTGGAAGCCAGCCGCATCGCCCACGGCGTGCCGGTGGGCGGCGAACTGGAGATGGTTGACGGCACCACACTGTCGCACTCGCTGGCCGGTCGTCGCAAGATGATTTTCTGA
- a CDS encoding YbaB/EbfC family nucleoid-associated protein has protein sequence MFGKGGLGNLMKQAQQMQDKMAQVQEEIAAMEVTGESGAGLVKVTINGAHNCRRVEVDPSLLEDDKDMLEDLVAAAFNDAARRVAEAQKEKMAGVSSGMQLPPGFKMPF, from the coding sequence ATGTTTGGTAAAGGCGGATTGGGCAACCTGATGAAGCAGGCCCAGCAGATGCAGGACAAAATGGCGCAGGTGCAGGAAGAGATCGCCGCGATGGAAGTGACCGGCGAGTCCGGTGCCGGTCTGGTTAAGGTCACCATCAACGGTGCGCACAACTGCCGTCGCGTGGAAGTTGACCCGAGCCTGCTGGAAGATGACAAAGATATGCTGGAAGACCTGGTCGCCGCAGCATTTAACGACGCCGCACGCCGCGTAGCCGAAGCGCAGAAAGAGAAGATGGCCGGCGTCTCTTCCGGTATGCAGCTGCCGCCTGGCTTCAAGATGCCGTTCTGA
- the dnaX gene encoding DNA polymerase III subunit gamma/tau, with protein sequence MSYQVLARKWRPQAFTDVVGQEHVLTALANGLSLGRIHHAYLFSGTRGVGKTSIARLLAKGLNCETGITATPCGKCDNCREIEQGRFVDLIEIDAASRTKVEDTRDLLDNVQYAPARGRFKVYLIDEVHMLSRHSFNALLKTLEEPPEHVKFLLATTDPQKLPVTILSRCLQFHLKALDQVQIRSQLEHVLQAEQIAAETRALQLLARAADGSMRDALSLTDQAIAMGQGQVTTATVSDMLGTLDDEQPLALIEALTAADGAQVMALLNQAAARGVEWEALLVEMLTLLHRIAMVQLLPSALGEEMAAIEQRLRELARVLPPADVQLFYQTLLVGRKELPLAPDRRMGVEMTLLRALAFHPKAVIAEPVARPQLVAQVVPAPAADSAPAAPPARASGVASAPAAPARPSAAPSAPPLATRPAGPAVDQADGPADFAPPHGQPSAAAQARPAEPAHGQPLATAQTRPAEPPPGGLSETTSQLLQARTQLLRQQGANKAKKSEPAAQSARPASSALERLANVTERGQQRLQQAASEAAPVKEEAYRWKALTPTEIKAAPVATPKALRTALEHEKTPELIARLTVEAQQRDAWAAEIATLPMPRLVQQLALNAWKEVTEQGICLHLRSSQRHLNSPSAQKALSDALNASGAAPVELTVVEDDNPAVLTPLEWRQKIYEEKLAQARQSISADTHIQTLRRFFDADVDEESIRPV encoded by the coding sequence ATGAGCTATCAGGTACTGGCCCGCAAGTGGCGTCCACAAGCGTTTACCGATGTTGTCGGTCAGGAACATGTCCTGACCGCACTGGCTAACGGCCTGTCGCTGGGGCGTATCCACCACGCTTATCTGTTTTCCGGCACCCGTGGCGTCGGTAAAACCAGTATTGCCCGCCTGTTGGCAAAAGGGCTGAACTGTGAAACCGGCATCACCGCGACGCCGTGCGGCAAGTGCGATAACTGCCGCGAAATCGAACAGGGGCGCTTCGTTGACCTGATTGAGATCGACGCCGCCTCGCGCACCAAGGTCGAAGACACCCGCGATCTGCTGGATAACGTGCAGTACGCACCGGCGCGCGGCCGCTTTAAAGTCTATCTGATCGATGAAGTGCACATGCTGTCGCGTCACAGCTTCAATGCGCTGCTGAAAACCCTGGAAGAGCCGCCGGAACACGTTAAGTTCCTGCTGGCCACCACCGATCCGCAGAAGCTGCCGGTGACCATCCTGTCGCGGTGCCTGCAGTTTCATCTGAAAGCACTCGATCAGGTACAGATCCGCAGCCAGCTGGAGCACGTGCTGCAGGCTGAGCAGATCGCGGCGGAAACCCGCGCGCTGCAGCTGCTGGCCCGCGCCGCGGACGGCAGCATGCGTGACGCGCTGAGCCTGACCGATCAGGCGATCGCCATGGGGCAGGGGCAGGTTACCACCGCCACGGTCAGCGACATGCTCGGTACCCTGGATGATGAGCAGCCGCTGGCGCTGATTGAAGCGCTGACCGCCGCCGACGGCGCGCAGGTGATGGCGCTGCTCAACCAGGCGGCGGCCCGCGGCGTGGAGTGGGAGGCTCTGCTGGTGGAGATGCTGACCCTGCTGCACCGCATTGCCATGGTGCAGCTGCTGCCTTCGGCGCTCGGTGAAGAGATGGCGGCGATTGAGCAACGCCTGCGTGAACTGGCGCGCGTGCTGCCGCCGGCCGACGTGCAGCTGTTCTATCAAACCCTGCTGGTGGGCCGTAAAGAGCTGCCGCTGGCACCGGATCGGCGCATGGGGGTTGAGATGACCCTGCTGCGCGCGCTGGCGTTTCACCCGAAAGCGGTCATCGCCGAACCGGTGGCGCGTCCGCAGCTGGTCGCGCAGGTGGTGCCTGCGCCAGCGGCTGATTCCGCGCCGGCAGCGCCACCTGCGCGTGCGTCCGGCGTCGCTTCAGCACCCGCTGCGCCCGCCCGTCCATCCGCTGCGCCGTCGGCCCCCCCGTTAGCGACCCGGCCGGCCGGCCCGGCCGTGGACCAGGCCGATGGCCCGGCGGATTTCGCTCCGCCGCACGGTCAGCCGTCTGCTGCCGCACAGGCCAGACCCGCTGAGCCCGCGCACGGCCAGCCGCTTGCCACCGCGCAGACCAGACCCGCTGAGCCACCGCCCGGCGGGCTGTCGGAGACCACCAGTCAGTTACTGCAGGCGCGCACTCAGCTGCTGCGCCAGCAGGGAGCAAACAAAGCAAAAAAGAGTGAGCCGGCAGCGCAAAGTGCGCGGCCGGCGAGTTCGGCCCTGGAACGGCTGGCTAACGTTACCGAGCGCGGTCAGCAGCGGTTGCAGCAGGCCGCCAGCGAGGCTGCCCCGGTAAAAGAGGAGGCCTACCGCTGGAAGGCCTTAACGCCGACCGAAATCAAAGCCGCGCCGGTCGCCACGCCGAAGGCGCTGCGCACCGCGCTGGAACATGAAAAGACCCCGGAGCTGATCGCCCGGCTGACGGTAGAAGCGCAGCAGCGCGACGCCTGGGCCGCCGAGATCGCCACGCTGCCGATGCCACGTCTGGTGCAACAGCTGGCGCTGAACGCCTGGAAAGAGGTCACGGAGCAGGGCATCTGCCTGCACCTGCGTTCCAGCCAGCGCCACCTGAACTCGCCGTCGGCGCAAAAGGCGCTGAGCGACGCGTTAAACGCGTCGGGCGCAGCGCCGGTTGAATTAACCGTGGTGGAAGATGATAATCCGGCGGTGCTGACGCCGCTGGAGTGGCGGCAAAAAATTTATGAAGAGAAGCTGGCGCAGGCGCGCCAGTCGATTAGTGCAGATACGCATATTCAGACGCTGCGGCGGTTCTTCGACGCTGACGTTGATGAAGAGAGTATTCGTCCTGTGTAA
- the apt gene encoding adenine phosphoribosyltransferase, with product MTATAQQLEIIENSIKSIQDYPKPGILFRDVTSLLEDPKAYALSIELLVDRYRHAGITKVVGTEARGFLFGAPVALALGVGFVPVRKPGKLPRKTFAESYELEYGTDQLELHCDAIQPGDVVLVVDDLLATGGTIEATVKLIRRAGGEVKDAAFIINLFDLTGESRLKALGVESYSLVNFPGH from the coding sequence ATGACCGCGACTGCGCAGCAGCTTGAAATTATTGAAAACAGTATCAAAAGCATCCAGGATTACCCTAAGCCGGGTATCCTGTTTCGTGACGTTACCAGCCTGCTGGAAGACCCGAAAGCGTATGCGCTGAGCATTGAACTGTTGGTGGATCGCTACCGTCACGCGGGCATCACCAAAGTGGTGGGCACCGAAGCACGCGGCTTCCTGTTCGGTGCTCCGGTAGCGCTGGCGCTGGGCGTTGGCTTTGTACCTGTGCGTAAGCCGGGCAAACTGCCGCGTAAAACCTTCGCCGAAAGCTACGAGCTGGAGTACGGCACCGACCAGCTGGAGCTGCACTGTGATGCCATCCAGCCGGGCGACGTGGTGCTGGTGGTGGATGACCTGCTGGCCACCGGCGGCACCATTGAAGCGACCGTCAAGCTGATCCGCCGCGCCGGCGGTGAAGTAAAGGACGCCGCCTTCATTATCAACCTGTTTGACCTGACCGGTGAATCGCGCCTGAAGGCGCTGGGCGTAGAGAGCTACAGTCTGGTCAACTTCCCGGGTCACTAA
- a CDS encoding DUF454 family protein, with amino-acid sequence MQRYILLIIGWLAIVLATLGVILPLLPTTPFLLLAAWCFARSSPRFHHWLLHRSPFGRYLRHWQQHRAMPPGAKGRAIAVILVSFAFSLWMVKILWVRLLLLAMLCVLLVFMIRLPVVDESQEKR; translated from the coding sequence ATGCAACGTTACATTCTACTGATTATTGGCTGGCTGGCGATAGTGCTGGCAACGCTGGGCGTGATCCTGCCGCTGTTGCCGACCACGCCGTTTCTGCTGCTGGCCGCCTGGTGTTTTGCCCGCTCCTCGCCGCGTTTTCATCACTGGCTGTTGCACCGCTCGCCGTTTGGCCGCTATCTGCGCCACTGGCAGCAGCATCGGGCGATGCCGCCGGGGGCGAAAGGGCGCGCGATTGCGGTGATCCTGGTGAGCTTTGCCTTCTCGCTGTGGATGGTGAAGATACTGTGGGTTCGCCTGCTGCTGCTGGCGATGCTCTGCGTCCTGCTGGTATTTATGATCCGCCTGCCGGTGGTTGATGAATCGCAAGAAAAGCGGTGA
- the priC gene encoding primosomal replication protein PriC, with product MKSAGLLQQLDAKLEQLAQAVAPHATKSTRKARFDEQLFHSHSTRLGDYLAEIRQTLAQLKQSVQDGRAERVGWMAERVVLQMSALQRELATMSLRGKETAPVNVKENLYEKLSEHQGYERRLRGMIADRESLLAVQETLAQQQQLQREVAALEGRLQRCLQALKRIERGIENRERGL from the coding sequence ATGAAAAGTGCTGGTTTACTGCAGCAGCTTGACGCAAAGCTGGAACAACTTGCCCAGGCCGTTGCGCCGCACGCCACGAAAAGTACCCGCAAGGCGCGCTTTGATGAGCAGCTGTTTCACAGCCACTCCACCCGGCTTGGGGATTACCTGGCGGAGATCCGTCAGACGCTGGCGCAGCTGAAGCAGAGCGTACAGGATGGCCGTGCCGAACGCGTCGGCTGGATGGCGGAACGGGTGGTGCTGCAGATGAGCGCGCTACAGCGCGAGCTGGCGACGATGTCACTGCGCGGTAAGGAAACCGCGCCGGTGAACGTTAAAGAGAACCTGTATGAGAAGCTGTCTGAACACCAGGGCTATGAGCGGCGGCTGCGCGGTATGATCGCCGATCGTGAAAGCCTGCTGGCGGTGCAGGAGACGCTGGCACAGCAGCAACAGCTGCAGCGTGAGGTAGCGGCGCTGGAGGGCCGCCTGCAGCGCTGCCTGCAGGCGCTGAAACGCATTGAGCGTGGCATTGAGAATCGTGAACGCGGGCTTTAA
- the rsmS gene encoding pleiotropic regulatory protein RsmS translates to MSLETAPEEVKLAVDLIMLLEEHQIAPETVLAALEIVRRDFERKVAAV, encoded by the coding sequence ATGTCGCTCGAAACGGCACCTGAAGAGGTCAAACTCGCTGTCGATTTGATTATGTTACTGGAAGAGCACCAGATCGCCCCGGAAACGGTGCTGGCAGCGCTGGAAATTGTCAGAAGAGATTTTGAGCGTAAGGTGGCTGCGGTCTGA
- the acrR gene encoding multidrug efflux transporter transcriptional repressor AcrR, producing MARNTKQQAQETRNHIIDAAIERFSEHGVSKTSLADIAAAAGVTRGAIYWHFKNKTDLLNEIWAQSESAMAELELEYYAKYPADPLSVMRSMIIYVLDAAATDPRRRALMEIIYHKCEFVGEMTTLQMMQQNLYLECYEKIEEVLQACIVAGLLPANLNTRLAAIVMRGYISGIMENWLFMPDSFDLAAEVPQLVDTLIEMLEHCPTLRLPG from the coding sequence ATGGCACGAAATACCAAACAGCAGGCGCAGGAAACACGCAATCACATCATCGATGCGGCGATTGAGCGCTTTTCAGAACACGGCGTATCAAAAACGTCACTCGCTGATATCGCGGCAGCCGCTGGGGTTACGCGGGGTGCCATCTACTGGCATTTTAAAAATAAAACCGATTTACTGAATGAAATCTGGGCGCAGTCCGAGTCGGCGATGGCCGAGCTGGAACTTGAGTATTATGCAAAATACCCGGCAGATCCACTGTCTGTTATGCGTTCAATGATTATCTATGTGCTTGATGCCGCTGCTACCGACCCGCGCAGGCGCGCGCTGATGGAAATTATCTATCACAAATGTGAGTTTGTCGGCGAAATGACCACCCTGCAGATGATGCAGCAAAACCTCTATCTGGAGTGTTATGAAAAGATAGAAGAGGTTTTACAGGCGTGTATTGTCGCCGGGCTGTTGCCGGCGAACCTGAATACTCGCCTGGCGGCTATTGTGATGCGCGGCTACATCAGCGGCATTATGGAAAACTGGCTGTTTATGCCGGACAGTTTTGATCTGGCCGCCGAGGTGCCGCAGCTGGTCGATACGCTGATCGAGATGCTAGAGCACTGCCCGACGCTGCGCCTGCCCGGCTGA
- a CDS encoding efflux RND transporter periplasmic adaptor subunit, producing MNKNRGLTPLAAVLILSGSLMLTGCDNKNEGQQGGQGQAPEVGIVTLKSAPLKITTDLPGRTSSFRIAEVRPQVSGIILKRNFVEGSDIQAGQSLYQIDPATYQAAYASAKGDLAQAQANAQIAALTVKRYKPLLGTKYISQQDYDTAAATQSQTAAAVQAAQASVETARINLAYTKVTSPISGRVGKSSVTEGALVQSGQTNALATVQQLDPIYVDVTQSSEEFMRLRDELNAGTLQQANGKAQVKLLMQNGNEFPQSGTLEFSDVTVDETTGSITLRAVFPNPDHSLLPGMFVRARLEEGTNPNALLVPQQGVTRTPTGQATAMVVGADNKVEVRNLTADQAIGDKWLVTGGLKEGDKVIISGLQRVKPGAAVTPQEVSEDGAKADASKPQAQSEQPKS from the coding sequence ATGAACAAAAACAGAGGGTTAACGCCTCTGGCGGCCGTTCTGATTCTCTCAGGCAGCTTAATGCTAACAGGATGTGACAATAAAAATGAGGGACAACAAGGCGGTCAGGGCCAGGCGCCTGAAGTCGGTATCGTCACGCTGAAAAGTGCTCCACTTAAGATCACCACTGACCTGCCGGGCCGCACGTCGTCTTTCCGCATCGCGGAAGTGCGTCCACAGGTTTCGGGTATCATTCTGAAACGTAATTTTGTTGAAGGCAGTGATATCCAGGCGGGCCAGTCGCTTTACCAGATTGATCCGGCAACCTACCAGGCCGCCTACGCCAGTGCCAAAGGCGACCTCGCCCAGGCGCAGGCCAACGCACAGATTGCGGCCTTAACCGTCAAACGCTACAAGCCGCTGCTGGGCACCAAATATATCAGCCAGCAGGATTACGATACGGCTGCGGCCACCCAGAGCCAGACTGCTGCTGCCGTTCAGGCCGCACAGGCCTCTGTGGAAACGGCACGTATTAATCTTGCGTACACCAAAGTGACCTCTCCAATTAGCGGACGCGTAGGTAAGTCATCGGTCACCGAAGGTGCACTGGTGCAGAGCGGCCAGACCAACGCGCTGGCTACCGTACAGCAGCTTGATCCGATCTACGTTGACGTCACCCAGTCCAGCGAAGAGTTTATGCGCCTGCGTGATGAACTGAACGCCGGTACGCTGCAGCAGGCTAACGGCAAGGCTCAGGTCAAACTGTTGATGCAGAATGGTAACGAGTTCCCGCAGAGCGGTACATTAGAATTCTCTGATGTGACCGTCGACGAAACGACCGGTTCTATCACCCTGCGTGCCGTGTTCCCTAACCCGGACCACAGCCTGCTGCCGGGCATGTTCGTGCGTGCGCGTCTGGAAGAAGGCACCAACCCGAATGCGCTGCTGGTTCCACAGCAGGGCGTTACCCGTACTCCGACCGGCCAGGCAACGGCAATGGTGGTGGGCGCGGATAACAAGGTTGAAGTGCGTAACCTGACCGCTGACCAGGCAATTGGCGATAAGTGGCTGGTGACCGGCGGGCTGAAGGAGGGTGACAAGGTTATCATTTCCGGCCTGCAGCGCGTCAAGCCAGGCGCGGCAGTCACGCCCCAGGAAGTGAGCGAAGACGGCGCTAAAGCGGATGCATCCAAGCCTCAGGCGCAGTCTGAACAACCGAAGTCTTAA